TCGGCACTCCAGCCCGCCGCCGCCACGGGACCGCTGGCCAGGCGTCGCAGCACGAGAGCCGTCGACAGCAACACGATCGCCGCCAGCAGCAGCTTCGACCACCACGGAATCATGCACAGCAGCGCGGCCAGCAGCGCGGCCCCGGCGACCAGGATCAGCGCCGCCCGCAGCAGCCGCGAAGGTCGGTATTCAAAGCCGATGGCGGGCGCGGATGTCATCGATGATCGCCTGCCAGTCCGCGCGCTCGGGGCGGGCATGGCCCATCACCCAGTCCCACAGGTCGG
This is a stretch of genomic DNA from Rhodanobacter sp. FDAARGOS 1247. It encodes these proteins:
- a CDS encoding protein YgfX, with the translated sequence MTSAPAIGFEYRPSRLLRAALILVAGAALLAALLCMIPWWSKLLLAAIVLLSTALVLRRLASGPVAAAGWSADQAWTLRLHDHEDVPATLSSFRVLGEMILLRLRTDGHGTQMLLIATDNSDADTRRRLRMRLATIQAAYALPRL